A single window of Chloracidobacterium sp. DNA harbors:
- a CDS encoding DUF4388 domain-containing protein: protein MREIAENTATPFTETSIESVLLDADLFVKYSSPEKAFELLRTSLERSPRSISLREKMRDICVKQRNLNEAARQCLALVSLYIAREDFDVAYDRLQEAKLLDPRISVAPGLEAIRRARRPEFAAGRDKSPQKVRTDVTFAGNLAFVSIFDAVQVIENSKMTGLLVIKSDLYLANVAFNDGKIVDAECNGKNGALAFRDIIEINGGTFEFSVSETPFPILIAVSSNTNFMLDVLTELDHERAEKQGLRNVADEQL from the coding sequence ATGAGAGAGATCGCCGAAAATACAGCCACACCATTTACTGAAACATCGATCGAGTCAGTGCTTCTCGACGCAGACCTCTTTGTAAAATACAGTTCGCCGGAAAAGGCGTTCGAACTGCTCCGCACCTCGCTCGAGCGCAGTCCGCGCTCGATCAGCTTGCGCGAAAAAATGCGCGATATTTGCGTGAAGCAGCGGAATCTCAATGAAGCGGCCCGCCAGTGCCTTGCTCTGGTCAGTCTCTATATCGCACGCGAAGATTTTGACGTTGCCTACGATCGATTGCAGGAGGCCAAACTGCTCGATCCGCGAATATCGGTTGCACCGGGCCTCGAGGCGATCCGCCGTGCACGCCGTCCGGAATTTGCCGCTGGCCGTGATAAGTCGCCGCAGAAGGTGCGCACCGATGTCACATTTGCCGGCAATCTCGCGTTTGTGAGCATTTTTGACGCAGTTCAGGTGATCGAAAACTCCAAAATGACCGGACTCTTGGTCATCAAGTCCGACCTGTATCTGGCAAATGTCGCGTTCAACGACGGCAAGATAGTCGACGCCGAGTGTAATGGCAAGAACGGTGCTTTGGCATTTCGCGACATTATCGAGATCAACGGCGGGACGTTTGAATTTTCGGTTTCCGAAACGCCTTTCCCGATCTTGATCGCTGTCAGCAGCAACACCAACTTTATGCTCGATGTTTTGACTGAACTTGATCACGAACGTGCGGAGAAACAGGGCCTCAGAAACGTGGCAGACGAGCAGTTGTAA
- the smc gene encoding chromosome segregation protein SMC produces the protein MFKLQRLEISGFKSFADHTEIVFTGSGITAVVGPNGCGKSNVSDAMSWVLGEQRAKSLRGGEMKDVVFAGTKTRKPGGMAEVVLHMVRDNTVFDIEESELEDIDEALSGIDEAAVDMDAIEGIDADEVVEAADLVAAEVDNGGSVSEFSAGAPDEGGVEIETVQAAQVGSIRTVETKVKSKRHWRPRSFALDFAPGEAVSVTRRLYLSGESEYQLNGRTCRLRDITDLFAGTGLSGAHYAIIEQGRIGQILSAKPADRRNLIEEAAGISKFRSRQRAAESRLDTAKNNLGRISDIVSEIDKQVNSLRRQAAKTRRFKILQEEFRVLLRQLFAAEGKHLSELSETLKIELAGAIATETDLGLQVTAKEEAVRESTQNARNAEESLAELRKFHSDNALERDRAEREHIYRSEQLVNLNNRSEVLRGEIASSKERLETLAGELERLQKDDRAEAESFGKADSDLKAAEEEYGREAAALQTIETAMETVRAELMQHTAAAERFDEIGRQLEINLEKLSMRVEGLRSEGERAAVNFAEHEKQAAELASTLAAEEIKLQGLTVEKEALLARTNDARAVLRDAESDLDRLSDEYSAKKHRLATLNELEEKRAVYTPQVQKLFAEQESIGVKLGGVLADRLKVAARAERAIETLFGPYLEAVIVDSLEDARRLATWLKDNDIGRTAMLIAPKGNGSASKGRAAVPGSIEDHLGISAEFADTLREVFPREMSATLVEDLSAGAAIAGEIQINFEGEVLLGGRMFIGGKQGSDGKNESLLAFKRELNDLGAAVAKLLSEIDTARGGVEKARDVLVEFESKTVDLQSLMIKVDRGIHGLQIQVRAAREEIERSERHRKVVEDETGQTQSELVELGQRITDAAQNRDAAEKARVEASERLDGIANGLSSARESVEAANLKLNDKRMTAATSGERRRSAQSALRRVENEGREIESRLAFQELEIGEADGKIKLLHTAITEITDRIAAASTDIAGERDALTAAINALAAARENADRMSENLAQLNRAASDALNRRAEIEVRQAETITELKNVGENCEHELNLPLEQLVAEVEFDVDFDLNDARRETESLRQRLDSFGAINMLALEELGEAEERWQFLTTQRQDIIDSIATTEEALREIKQRSREKFRSAFDAINAHFVEFFQELFGGGRGEMTLLESEDILEAGIEVVAQPPGKRLQNILLLSGGEKAMTAIALVMAIFKYRPSPFCLLDEVDAPLDDANVGRFVNKIAEMSEKTQFIVITHNKRTMEAARALYGVTMQEAGVSKVVSVKFE, from the coding sequence ATGTTTAAGCTTCAGCGCCTGGAAATATCGGGCTTCAAATCATTTGCCGACCACACTGAGATCGTCTTCACCGGAAGCGGCATAACTGCGGTCGTCGGGCCTAATGGCTGCGGTAAATCGAACGTTTCGGACGCGATGTCGTGGGTTCTCGGTGAACAGCGTGCCAAGAGTCTTCGCGGGGGCGAGATGAAGGACGTCGTCTTTGCCGGAACCAAAACCCGAAAGCCGGGCGGGATGGCTGAGGTCGTCCTGCATATGGTCCGGGACAATACGGTCTTTGACATTGAAGAAAGCGAACTCGAGGACATCGACGAAGCTCTTAGCGGGATCGATGAGGCGGCCGTAGATATGGACGCGATCGAGGGCATCGATGCCGACGAGGTGGTCGAGGCCGCTGACTTAGTCGCCGCCGAAGTCGACAATGGTGGATCGGTTTCTGAGTTTTCGGCCGGAGCACCGGACGAAGGCGGTGTCGAGATCGAGACGGTTCAGGCGGCGCAGGTCGGTTCGATCCGCACGGTCGAGACCAAGGTCAAATCGAAACGCCATTGGCGTCCGCGCTCTTTCGCACTCGATTTTGCACCCGGCGAGGCAGTTTCGGTCACGCGTCGGCTCTACCTTTCAGGTGAGAGCGAATATCAACTGAACGGCAGGACCTGCCGCTTACGTGATATCACGGACCTATTTGCGGGCACCGGACTTTCAGGCGCACATTACGCGATCATCGAACAGGGACGCATCGGCCAGATACTCTCTGCCAAGCCCGCCGATCGCCGAAATTTGATCGAAGAAGCTGCGGGCATTTCAAAATTCCGGTCTCGCCAGCGGGCGGCCGAATCGCGGCTCGATACGGCCAAGAACAATCTCGGGCGCATCTCTGACATCGTTTCGGAGATCGATAAACAGGTCAATTCACTTCGACGACAAGCGGCTAAGACACGTCGTTTTAAGATACTTCAAGAAGAATTTCGTGTGCTATTGCGGCAGCTATTTGCTGCTGAAGGCAAACACCTTTCAGAACTGTCGGAAACTCTCAAGATTGAACTTGCCGGAGCAATCGCTACCGAGACAGATCTCGGCCTGCAGGTCACTGCCAAGGAAGAAGCAGTGCGTGAGTCGACGCAAAATGCTCGAAATGCCGAAGAGAGCCTTGCGGAGCTTCGCAAGTTCCACTCCGACAACGCTCTCGAGCGTGACCGTGCCGAGCGCGAACACATTTACAGATCCGAACAACTGGTCAATCTCAATAATCGGTCGGAGGTGTTACGCGGAGAAATAGCGTCGAGCAAGGAGCGTCTCGAAACCCTCGCCGGCGAACTCGAACGCCTGCAGAAAGATGATCGGGCCGAGGCCGAATCATTTGGCAAAGCCGATTCCGATCTCAAGGCCGCCGAAGAAGAATATGGCCGTGAGGCGGCGGCACTCCAGACGATCGAGACTGCGATGGAGACCGTTCGAGCCGAATTGATGCAGCATACAGCGGCGGCCGAGCGTTTCGACGAGATCGGCCGTCAACTTGAGATCAATCTGGAAAAACTCTCGATGCGGGTCGAGGGGCTGAGATCGGAAGGCGAACGGGCGGCAGTGAATTTTGCCGAACACGAAAAGCAGGCCGCCGAACTCGCGTCAACGCTGGCCGCCGAAGAGATCAAGTTACAGGGCCTGACGGTAGAAAAGGAAGCATTGCTGGCCCGGACGAACGACGCACGAGCAGTTTTGCGTGATGCAGAGAGCGATCTCGATCGATTGTCAGACGAATATTCGGCCAAAAAGCACCGCCTCGCAACGCTTAACGAACTCGAGGAAAAGCGGGCTGTCTATACGCCGCAGGTGCAGAAGCTATTTGCTGAGCAGGAGTCGATCGGCGTTAAACTCGGCGGCGTACTCGCGGACCGCCTAAAGGTCGCGGCCCGTGCGGAACGTGCGATCGAGACGCTTTTTGGGCCGTATCTCGAGGCGGTTATCGTGGATTCGCTCGAGGACGCTCGCCGATTGGCAACGTGGCTCAAGGACAATGATATCGGCCGAACGGCAATGCTGATCGCTCCGAAAGGGAATGGATCAGCATCGAAAGGCCGAGCCGCGGTCCCCGGTTCGATCGAAGATCACCTTGGTATTTCGGCCGAATTTGCCGATACCCTCCGTGAGGTATTTCCCCGTGAAATGTCCGCAACGCTCGTCGAAGACCTATCGGCGGGTGCGGCCATCGCCGGCGAGATCCAGATAAATTTTGAAGGCGAAGTGCTCTTGGGCGGCCGTATGTTTATCGGCGGCAAGCAGGGCTCGGATGGTAAGAATGAGTCGCTGCTTGCGTTCAAGCGTGAACTGAACGACCTAGGTGCCGCCGTAGCAAAACTTTTATCCGAGATCGACACAGCACGAGGCGGGGTAGAAAAGGCCCGTGATGTACTGGTCGAGTTTGAAAGCAAGACGGTCGATCTTCAGTCATTGATGATCAAGGTCGATCGCGGGATTCACGGACTGCAGATCCAGGTGCGTGCTGCCCGCGAAGAGATCGAGCGTTCTGAGCGTCACCGCAAAGTGGTTGAGGACGAAACCGGCCAAACTCAGTCCGAGCTTGTCGAACTGGGCCAAAGGATCACTGACGCTGCCCAGAATCGAGATGCAGCAGAGAAGGCGCGCGTTGAAGCTTCGGAACGCCTTGACGGTATCGCCAACGGGCTAAGCTCCGCTCGCGAGAGTGTCGAGGCGGCCAACTTAAAGCTCAATGACAAGCGAATGACCGCTGCCACGTCTGGCGAACGCCGGCGTTCGGCCCAATCGGCACTACGGCGCGTCGAGAACGAAGGCCGCGAGATCGAATCACGACTTGCTTTTCAGGAACTCGAGATCGGTGAGGCCGACGGTAAGATCAAACTGCTTCACACGGCGATCACTGAGATCACAGACCGCATTGCGGCCGCATCGACCGATATCGCGGGCGAGCGAGATGCCCTAACGGCCGCGATCAACGCACTTGCGGCGGCTCGCGAGAATGCCGACCGTATGAGTGAGAACCTCGCTCAGCTAAACCGTGCTGCCTCGGACGCCCTCAATCGCCGGGCTGAGATCGAGGTGCGTCAGGCGGAGACGATCACAGAATTAAAGAACGTAGGCGAAAATTGCGAACACGAACTTAATCTGCCGCTCGAGCAACTCGTGGCAGAGGTCGAATTTGATGTAGATTTTGATCTAAATGACGCCCGCCGCGAGACCGAGAGCCTCCGCCAACGCCTCGATTCCTTTGGAGCGATCAATATGCTTGCGCTTGAGGAACTCGGTGAAGCCGAGGAGCGTTGGCAATTTTTGACGACCCAGCGGCAGGATATCATCGATAGTATAGCGACGACCGAAGAAGCTCTGCGAGAGATCAAGCAGCGTTCCCGTGAGAAATTCCGTTCGGCGTTTGACGCGATCAACGCCCATTTCGTCGAATTTTTCCAGGAGCTATTTGGCGGTGGCCGCGGCGAGATGACGCTGCTCGAATCCGAAGATATTCTCGAGGCCGGCATCGAGGTCGTCGCCCAACCGCCGGGCAAACGCTTGCAGAATATACTTTTGCTCTCCGGCGGTGAAAAGGCTATGACGGCGATCGCACTGGTAATGGCGATATTCAAGTACCGGCCATCGCCTTTCTGTCTGCTCGATGAGGTGGACGCTCCGCTCGATGACGCCAACGTCGGCCGATTCGTCAATAAGATCGCCGAAATGTCCGAAAAGACGCAGTTCATCGTCATCACTCATAACAAGCGGACGATGGAGGCCGCCAGAGCTCTCTACGGCGTAACCATGCAGGAAGCAGGCGTGTCGAAGGTCGTTTCGGTCAAGTTTGAATAG
- a CDS encoding CapA family protein: MTYPKLMLVTLASSIAIFITLACQPKIVNSEEPPKATVAAPEPTPPTNKEPITIAAVGDIMMASPFPNESRMPPNDGADLLKEVTPILSAADIAFGNLEGPMIDTGVSAKCRPGSTQCFAFRVPTRYGKYLKEAGFDVMSVANNHAGDFGLAGRISTQKVLDEQGIKYAGSLDPHATTAFLEAKGKRIAVIGFGHNNGMPSINDLAGARQLVLEAKKKADIVIISFHGGAEGTDRQNVPNRNELFLGENRGNLPAFSHTVIDAGADLVLGHGPHVMRGMELYKDRLIAYSLGNFATYGWFRLAAETALTMVLEVNLGADGSFISGKINAATLEGKGIPTLDKNGTSIRTVRNLSIADFGTNAPKIADDGTITPK; encoded by the coding sequence ATGACCTACCCGAAACTGATGTTGGTGACGCTGGCGTCATCGATCGCGATATTTATAACCTTGGCCTGCCAGCCAAAGATCGTCAACAGTGAAGAGCCTCCGAAGGCGACTGTCGCAGCCCCGGAGCCAACGCCGCCGACCAACAAGGAACCGATCACGATCGCGGCCGTCGGCGACATTATGATGGCGTCCCCGTTTCCGAACGAAAGCCGGATGCCGCCGAATGATGGTGCCGATCTGCTGAAAGAAGTGACGCCGATACTGTCTGCGGCCGATATCGCTTTCGGCAACCTCGAGGGCCCGATGATCGACACCGGTGTGTCGGCTAAATGCCGACCCGGATCGACGCAGTGCTTTGCATTTCGCGTGCCTACCCGATACGGCAAATATCTAAAAGAAGCCGGTTTCGACGTAATGAGCGTCGCCAATAATCACGCCGGCGATTTTGGACTGGCCGGACGCATCAGCACACAAAAAGTTCTGGATGAACAGGGCATAAAGTATGCCGGCAGCCTCGACCCGCATGCAACGACGGCGTTTCTCGAAGCTAAAGGCAAGCGCATCGCTGTCATCGGATTCGGCCACAACAATGGTATGCCGAGCATCAATGACCTTGCCGGAGCACGCCAACTGGTGCTCGAAGCCAAGAAAAAGGCGGACATTGTCATTATTTCGTTTCACGGTGGTGCCGAGGGCACCGACCGACAGAATGTGCCCAACCGCAACGAACTTTTCTTAGGCGAAAACCGCGGCAATCTGCCGGCATTCTCACATACTGTTATTGATGCGGGTGCAGATCTGGTACTCGGTCACGGTCCGCACGTTATGCGCGGGATGGAACTCTACAAAGACCGTTTGATCGCATATTCGCTCGGCAATTTTGCGACCTATGGCTGGTTTCGGCTCGCCGCTGAAACTGCATTGACCATGGTGCTCGAGGTGAACCTGGGCGCGGATGGGAGTTTTATAAGTGGCAAAATCAACGCCGCTACTCTCGAAGGCAAGGGCATTCCGACACTTGATAAGAACGGCACTTCGATCCGCACCGTACGAAATCTCTCGATTGCCGACTTTGGCACAAACGCACCAAAGATCGCCGACGACGGCACGATCACTCCGAAGTAA